The Streptomyces sp. NBC_00335 DNA window CCAGGAGGGTCTTGGCGGGCACCAGGGCCACGGCCGAGGCCTCGGGGTCCTCGGGCTTCCACAGGAACTCGCGGACCGCGAAGCGGTAGCGGTCGGTGGAGGCCAGGGTGACCTTGTCGCCCTCGATCTCGATGCGGACACCGGTCAGCACGGGCAGCGTGTCGTCGCGGCCTGCGGCGATGGCGACCTGGGCGGCGGCGGAGGCGAAGACCTCGCCGGGCACGGTGCCGGTCGCGGTGGGCATCGTCGGCAGTGCCGGGTACTCCTCCACAGGCAGGGTGTGGAGTGTGAATCGCGAGGAGCCGCAGACCACGGTCGCCCGTACACCGTCTGTGGAAATCTCCACCGGGCGGTTGGGCAGGGCCCGGCAGATGTCGGCGAGCAGCCGGCCGGAGACCAGGACGGTGCCGTCCTCCTCGACGTCCGCCTCGACGGAGACCCGGGCCGAGACCTCGTAGTCGAAGCCGGAGAGGGACAGCTTGCCCTCCTCGGCCTTCAGCAGCAGGCCCGCGAGAACGGGCACCGGCGGCCGGGCCGGGAGGCTACGGGCAGCCCAGGCCACCGCCTCCGCGAGTACGTCGCGCTCCACCCGGATCTTCACCGGAAACCGCCTCCTGCTGTTGCTCGCTCGTCTGCCGGCCTTCGTCGTCGGCTCGTCGATGCCTCGACCGTTGCCGGTGACCAGTCTGACGTACGGCGCCGACAGTCGTCGCTGCTGGCGGTCAAGTCGGGAGCGAGGTGTCGGGGAGGGCGATCCACCGAGTTGTGCACAGGACCTGCTTGAAAACCGAAACCGGGCTAACTCTCTATGGGGGTAGTAGTAGGGCCTGTGGAAACGGTGGATAACAGTGTTTTTGCAGGTCAGCCCGCGTTTTTTATCCCCACACCCTGTGGGCGACACCGGTGGACAACCACGTGTCTCTGTGGAGAACGAAAACTTCTGCACAGGCCATCCCCAGATGACCCCGACTACTCCACAGGTGCGTCCCCAGGTTTTCCCGAGTACTCCACAACCCAAACGTCGACTTCGGTGTGACCGCTTTCACTCGGGGCGGTGATGGAGGGTTCCCGGTTGCCGAACAGTGGACAACGGTGTGGGGAAGTCGTCTGATCCTGTGCACAGGACCCTGGAAGCTGTGGACCGACGGTGGACAACGCGGTGGACGAACCTGTGGATGAAAAATTCGTCCACAGCCTGTGGATAGCCGTTGCGCACAATTCCACAGGGGTCTGACCAGCCCTGATGGTGCCTCACACCTGGGCCCTGTGGACAGTCTTGTGGGTTCCCGGGGCCGTCCCCAGGCTGTGGACGCAAGAAAGTCGCCCAATCTGTGGATGAGTTGCCCCCAAGGGGGCGTATTCGAACAGATCAGGGGCGCACGCATGAAGAAGGGCGCCCCCGTAGTGACCCGGAAGCGCCCTCTTAAAGCGTTTGGAAGGGCTCGGCGGCGCCCGTACGGCACGTCCACAGAGCCGGTGTCAGCCGTTCTTGATGCGGTTGGTGAGCTCGGTCACCTGGTTGTAGATGGAGCGGCGCTCCGCCATCAGGGCACGGATCTTGCGGTCCGCGTGCATGACGGTCGTGTGGTCGCGGCCGCCGAACTGCGCCCCGATCTTGGGCAGCGAGAGGTCCGTGAGCTCCCGGCACAGGTACATGGAGATCTGCCGGGCGGTGACCAGGACCCGGCTGCGCGAGGAGCCGCACAGGTCGTCCACGGTCAGCCCGAAGTAGTCGGCGGTGGCCGCCATGATGTCGGTGGCGGTGATCTCGGGCGAGCTGTCCTCGCCGCCCGGGATCAGGTTCTTCAGGACGTCCTCGGTCAGGCCCAGGTCGACCGGCTGCCGGTTCAGGCTCGCGAAGGCCGTGACCCGGATCAGCGCCCCCTCCAGCTCACGGATGTTGCGCGAGATGCGGGAGGCGATGAACTCCAGCACCTCCGGCGGGGCGTTGAGCTGCTCCTGCACGGCCTTCTTGCGCAGGATCGCGATGCGGGTCTCCAGCTCGGGCGGCTGGACGTCGGTGATCAGGCCCCACTCGAAGCGGTTGCGGAGCCGGTCCTCCAGGGTGGCGAGCTGCTTGGGCGGCCGGTCGGAGGAGAGCACGATCTGCTTGTTGGCGTTGTGGAGCGTATTGAAGGTGTGGAAGAACTCCTCCTGCGTCGACTCCTTGCTCGCGAGGAACTGGATGTCGTCGACGAGCAGGATGTCCATCTCGCGGTAGCGCTTGCGGAACGCGTCGCCCTTGCCGTCGCGGATCGAGTTGATGAACTCGTTGGTGAACTCCTCGGAGCTCACGTACCGCACCCGGGTGCCGGGGTAGAGGCTCCGCGCGTAGTGCCCGATGGCGTGCAGCAGGTGCGTTTTGCCGAGACCCGACTCCCCGTAGATGAAGAGGGGGTTGTACGCCTTCGCCGGCGCCTCGGCGACGGCCACCGCGGCGGCGTGCGCGAAGCGGTTGGAGGCGCCGATGACGAACGTGTCGAAGAGGTACTTGGGGTTCAGCCGGGCGGTCGGCTCCAGCGGGCCCGAGGTGGATCCACCTGACGGGGCCGAGGGCGCGGGCCGGCTCGGTGCCTGCCGCGCGGGCGGCTGGTCGTACTGCTGCTGCTCGTACTGGCGGGAGGAGCGCTGCTGCTGGCCCTCGTACTGCTGCTGCTCGTACTTCTGCTGTTCGTAGCCGCCCTGGTCGTAGGACGAAGGCTCGGACTGCTGCATGTAGCCCGGCTGCGGGGAGGCGTACGGGTCGCGCTCGGGGAAGCCGCCGAGACGGGGCTGCTGCCAGCCGTAGTCGTCCTGCTGGCCGCCGCGGGGCCAGGCGCCGGGCTCGGAGCGCGGCTGCTGGTAGTCCGGGTAGGCGGGGCGGGCATTGGGGAGCTGGTCGTCCGAGGGGCCGGTGTGGCCGCCGGGTCCCGTGTGGCCCCCGGGGCCGTTGTGCCCGCCGGGGCGCTGGCCGCCGTACGGTTCGTAGCCGTCGTGGGAAGAAGACGGGGCCGGGGGCGAGGGCTCGCCCGCGGAGTCGTCGACGGTGATCGCGATCCGGATGGGGCGGCCGCACTCACGGCTGAGGGCGTCGCTGATGAGCGGGGCGAGCCGGCCTTCGAGGACGCGCTTGCCGTACTCGTTGGGGACGGCGAGCAGCGCGGTGTCCGCCACCAGGGCCAGGGGCTGACAGCGCTCGACCCACTGCTTGTCCTTGGGCTCGATGCTGTTCTGTCCCTCCCCGAGGAGCTTTTCGAGCACCCTTGGCCACACTGCGGCAAGATCGGCAGGTACGTCAGCCACAGAGCACGCTCTCTCAGAGGGGGTCCCACGAATGTGTGGTTCTTTGGGACGGTCGGGACAAAAAATCCAGGGTCAGGCAACGGTAGTCAGGCCAGCGGGTACGGTTCAAGTCGTTGTCCACAGCCTGTGCACAGTGTGGGGCACCGCCGCCTCGGTTTGACCGGATGGCGTAGCCGCGCGTACCGTAACGAGGTCGAGTTGTCGATGGCTGCTGCCGCCTGCCTACCGATGGGCGAAGATCACGGATCGTGATCGTTTTGCGGTGCCACTCGGGCGAACACGCGAGTTTTCTCCTCGTGGGCGCACGGTGACAGCCAGGCGATGTCCCGCCTAAACGATTTATTCTCTGGAGCCCTCGAGTGAGCAAGCGCACCTTCCAGCCGAACAACCGCCGTCGTGCCAAGACCCACGGCTTCCGTCTCCGGATGCGTACCCGTGCCGGCCGCGCCATCCTCGCGAACCGTCGTGGCAAGGGCCGCGCCGAACTCTCCGCGTAACTGACGGGCGGATCGTGACGTCGTGCTGTCTCCCGAACATCGGCTGAGGCGGCGCGAGGACTTCGCGAGCGCGGTACGTCGAGGTCGCCGGGCTGGTCGCCCGCTCCTCGTCGTCCACCTACGTACAAGCGGTGCAACGGACCCGCACGAGTCGGGGGAGATCGATCCCTCGACGCGTGCGGGTTTCGTCGTCAGCAAGGCTGTCGGCATCGCTGTCGTACGCAACCGGGTCAAGCGCCGTTTGCGCCATCTCGTCCGCGAGCGGCTGTCTCAGCTGCCCGAAGGTAGCCTGATGGTGGTACGGGCTCTGCCCGGAGCGGGTGATGCCGGTCTCGACGAGCTGGCCCGGGACCTGGATGCCGCACTGCTGCGGCTCTTGGGAGGCGTGGCTCGATGAAGTACCCGCTGCTCGCATTGATCAAGCTGTACCAGTGGACCATCAGTCCGCTGCTCGGGCCGGTGTGCCGTTATTACCCCTCGTGTTCGCACTACGGGTTCACGGCCATCGACCGGCATGGTGCGGTGAAGGGGACGGCTCTGACCGCCTGGCGGATCCTGCGGTGCAATCCGTGGTCCCCGGGTGGCGTGGATCACGTCCCACCCCGGAAACGCCCGCGTTGGCACGAGCAGCTGCGCAGTGCGTTGCGTAGATCTCGCAATGCTCAAGGAGCTTGATTAGTGGACACGATTGCCAGTTGGTTCACCTTTATCACCACGCCCGTCTCGTGGATCATCGTTCAGTTCCACAAGCTGTACGGTGCCATGTTCGGCGCGGACAGTGGCTGGGCCTGGGGCCTGTCCATCGTCTCCTTGGTGATCTTGATCCGTATCTGCCTGATCCCGCTCTTCGTGAAGCAGATCAAGGCGACGCGCGGCATGCAGGCGATCCAGCCGAAGATGAAGGCGATCCAGGAGCGCTACAAGAACGACAAGCAGCGCCAGTCCGAAGAGATGATGAAGCTGTACAAGGAGACGGGTACCAACCCGCTCTCCTCGTGCCTTCCCATCCTGGCGCAGTCCCCGTTCTTCTTTGCGCTCTACCACGTGCTCGCCTCCATCGCCAACGGGACCACGATCGGCAAGATCGACGGCCCGCTGCTGGAGAGCGCGCGTAACGCGCACATTTTCGGTGCCCCGCTGGCATCCAAGTTCACGGACAGCGCCGACAAGGTCGCCGCTCTGGGCGCCTCGGTCACCGACGTGCGGATCGTCACCGCGATCATGATCGTGATGATGTCGCTGTCGCAGTTCTACACGCAGCGCCAGCTGATGCAGAAGAACGTCGACCTCTCGGTCAAGACGCCGTTCATGCAGCAGCAGAAGATGCTGATGTACGTCTTCCCCCTGATCTTCGCGGTCATGGGCATCAACTTCCCCGTCGGTGTCCTCGTCTACTGGCTGACCACGAACCTGTGGACCATGGGCCAGCAGATGTTCGTGATCAACCGGAACCCCACCCCGGGCAGCCTGGCCCAGGACCAGTACCTGACGCGCCTGCTGAAGCAGATCACCTCGCACGGCGAGCTCAAGAGCCGGGGCAAGAAGAAGATCGTCGCGGCGATCGTGGCCAAGGGCCCGGACCGCAACGACAACGAGCGCAAGTTCATCACCGGTCTGAGCAAGCAGGGCCTGGCCGCGCAGGCGGACGGATCCGTGGCGAAGAGCGTCGAGGCGACCGCCGACGCCGACGCCGCCGGCGGCGGTGGTGCCCAGAAGCGGCAGCAGCCCAAGCGGCAGTCGAAGTCGCAGCGTCAGACGCCCCCCAGCAAGCCCTCTCCCAAGAAGTAAGAAGGAGTCCCTCCCGTGACGGAAGGCACCACCACCGCCGCCGCTGAGAGTGGCGACACCCTGACCCGCCTCGAGCAGGAGGGTGAGATCGCGGCCGACTACCTTGAGGGTCTACTCGACATCGCCGACCTGGACGGCGACATCGACATGGACGTCGAGGCGGACCGCGCCTCTGTCTCCATCGTCAGCGAATCCGCGCGTGACCTGCAGAAGCTCGTGGGCCGTGACGGAGAGGTGCTGGAGGCTCTGCAGGAGCTGACCCGTCTCGCCGTGCACCGCGAGACCGGGGACCGCAGCCGGCTGATGCTCGACATCGGCGGCTTCCGGGCGAAGAAGCGCGAGGAGCTGACGGCTCTCGGCGCCAAGGCCGCAGAGGACGTGAAGTCCTCCGGTGAGCCCCTGAAGCTGGACCCGATGACCCCCTTCGAGCGGAAGGTCGTCCACGACGCCGTGGCGGCCGCTGGTCTGCGGAGCGAGTCCGAGGGCGAGGAGCCGCAGCGCTTCGTCGTCGTGCTTCCGGTCTGACCGGAAGTCTGAGTGTCCGGCCCCGTCTGTCTCGCAGGCGGGGCCGATGTTTGTCAGCCTGGCAGTGACGGCGCGACGACGGTCGCGCCGGGCACGACGGGTTTTCACAACCATGCGGTACGGAAGGACGGTCCCCGTGACGGAGGCAGCTGAGCTTCCCCCGATGCCCGAAGAAGCGCCCCAGGCACCTGAAGAGGCGCGTGCGGTGTTCGGCGAGCATTTCCCGGAAGCTGTGCGGTATGCGGAGCTGCTGGCGGACGCGGGTGTCAAGCGGGGCCTGATCGGGCCGCGCGAGGTGCCCCGGCTCTGGGAGAGGCACCTGCTGAACTGCGCCGTGCTCTCGGAAGTGGTGCCCCAGGGCGTCACCGTGTGCGACGTGGGTTCGGGTGCCGGCCTCCCCGGCATTCCGCTGGCCCTGGTGCGCAGGGACCTGAAGATCACGCTGCTGGAGCCGCTGCTGCGCCGCACGAACTTCCTCCAGGAAGTCGTGGAGCTGCTGGGGCTCGACCATGTGACGGTCGTGCGCGGGCGGGCCGAGGAAGTCCTCGGCAAGCTCCAGCCGGTCCACGTGGTGACGGCGCGCGCGGTGGCTCCGCTGGACCGGCTCGCCGGCTGGGGTGTTCCCCTGCTGCGTCCGTACGGCGAGATGCTGGCCCTGAAGGGTGACACTGCCGAGGAGGAGCTGGTGGCGGCGAAGGCCGCACTGACCAAGCTCGGTGTGGTGAAGACCTCGGTGCTGCACGTTGGCGAGGGGATCGTGGACCCGCTCTCCACCGTGGTGCGGGTCGAGGTCGGGGAAAGCCCCGGCGGGGTGCGGTTCGCGGCGAAGCGGGCCAAGGCCGCCCGGGTGAGCCGTACGCGCCGGCGCCGCTGAGCCCTTGCCGGGCAGTGTTCGCAGGCATATCGCAGGGGTGTTGAGCCCTATAGGTATGGATTTCGGAGTGTCGTAGCGGCCGGATGACTCCGTCCGGGCATCGTGTTTCACGTGAAACGTCGCTCTCTGCTGCACGGAATCATCAGCCGCGGTCGTGCGGCTACGTCCCCCCGTCTCCGCAAAGGTGAAGGGGGGACGGAGTTGTCCACATCGGTGGATTCATCCACAGGAGTACGGGCCCCGCTGGTTCGCAACCCCGGTGACATGGCAGGCTCTGTTCATCGCGAGCCTGATGCCGAGGAGAGTGACACCGTGCGGTCAGACGCCAACCTTGCGGGGCCGATGGCCGATCCGGTCCCCGGTCCCCGCTCTGAATTCCCGGGCGACGATGTTTCACGTGAAACATCGGCCCCGCCCCTCGTGGACAACGAGGACACGCCCATCGGCCGTGCCGCCCAGATCGCGGTCGAGGCCCTCGGACGTGCGGGTGAGGGCCTGCCGAGGCCCCCGAAGACCCGGATCATGGTGGTGGCCAACCAGAAGGGCGGCGTGGGCAAGACCACGTCGACCGTGAACCTGGCCGCATCCCTGGCCCTGCACGGTGCGCGGGTCTTGGTGGTCGACCTCGACCCCCAGGGCAACGCCTCGACGGCGCTGGGCATCGACCACCACGCGGACGTGCCGTCCATCTACGACGTGCTCGTGGACAGCCGGCCGCTGATGGAGGTCGTCCAGCCGGTGGCCGACGTGGAGGGGCTCTTCTGTGCGCCGGCCACGATCGACCTGGCGGGTGCCGAGATCGAGCTCGTGTCCCTCGTGGCGCGGGAGAGCCGTCTCCAGCGGGCCATCCAGGCGTACGAGCAGCCGCTCGATTACATCCTGATCGACTGCCCGCCCTCGCTGGGCCTGCTGACGGTGAACGCTCTGGTCGCGGGCGCGGAGGTGCTGATCCCGATCCAGTGCGAGTACTACGCGCTGGAGGGACTGGGTCAGCTGCTGCGCAACGTGGACCTGGTGCGGGCGCACCTGAACCCGACGCTGCACGTGTCCACGATCCTGCTGACGATGTACGACGGCAGGACCCGGCTGGCTTCGCAGGTGGCGGAGGAGGTGCGCACCCACTTCGGCAAGGAGGTGCTGCGCACGAGCATCCCGCGGTCGGTCCGCATCTCCGAGGCTCCGAGCTACGGGCAGACGGTGCTGACCTATGACCCGGGTTCCAGCGGTTCCCTCTCCTACCTGGAGGCGGCGCGGGAGATCGCGCTGCGAGGGGCCGGATTCCAGTACGACCCCCAGCACCCCCATCAGGGTGCGGGCATGAACAACACGCACAGCGTGGCGGAGGGGATCCAGTGAGCGAGCGACGTAGGGGTCTGGGGCGGGGGCTCGGCGCGCTGATTCCCGCGGCTCCCCAGGAGAAGGTGCCGCCGGTGATCGGTGCCGGGTCGATGTCTCCGTCGGCGGTGCCGGTGCTGCCGTCGGAGCGGGGTATCGCGGCGGCGAAGCTGGCTTCGCTGGCGCAGGCCGATGTTTCACGTGAAACATCGCCGGTGGCCGCGCCCGTGAGTGAGCCGGAGCCGGTTGCCGCTCCGGCGGCCGGTGAGGTGGCGGGGGCTACGTTCGCGGAGCTCCCGATGGACTCGATCACGCCGAATCCGCGGCAGCCGCGCGAGGTGTTCGACGAGGACGCGCTGGCCGAGCTGGTGACCTCCATTCAGGAGGTGGGCCTGCTCCAGCCGGTGGTGGTGCGCCAGTCCGGTCCGGGCCGCTATGAGCTGATCATGGGCGAGCGGCGCTGGCGGGCGTGCCGGGAGGCCGGCCTGGACCGGATTCCGGCGATCATCCGGGCCACGGACGACGAGAAGCTGCTGCTGGACGCGCTCCTGGAGAACCTGCACCGGGCGCAGCTGAACCCCTTGGAGGAGGCGGCCGCGTACGACCAGCTGCTCCAGGACTTCAACTGCACGCACGATCAGCTGGCGGACCGGATCGGGCGTTCCCGTCCGCAGGTCTCGAACACGCTGCGCCTGCTGAAGCTCTCCCCGCCCGTGCAGCGGCGGGTGGCTGCGGGTGTGCTGTCGGCGGGGCACGCGCGGGCTCTGCTGTCGGTGGACAACTCCGAGGAGCAGGACCGGCTGGCGCACCGGATCGTCGCCGAGGGCCTCTCGGTGCGTGCGGTCGAGGAGATCGTGGCACTGATGGGCTCGGAGTCGCCGAGTTTGGTGAAGCCGAAGGGTCCGCGGGCGGGTGCCCGGGTCGCCCCGGCGCTCAACGAACTGGCGACGAGGCTGTCGGACCGGTTCGAGACGCGGGTGAAGGTGGATCTGGGCCAGAAGAAGGGCAAGATCACCGTCGAGTTCGCGTCGATGGAGGACCTGGAGCGGATTCTGGGGACCCTGGCGCCGGGCGAGGGCCGGGTGCTGGACCAGGGCGCTGCCGGGGAGTAACCCACAGCCTGGGGGCGGGTCGTGCCGGTGTGAGCCGGCGCCGCCCGCCCCTTTGCCTTGCTGCGGTTTCGGGTGATTCGAGCTGTGGATACGATGCGGTCATGGGTCGTCGGCTGGTACCGCTCACGCTGGACAACCTCCAAGACCTGCCCCGGCGTTGCCGGTCCTGTGTCTTCTGGGAGCTGGACCCCGTCAGCGGCGAGGCCGCCGTCAAGGCGGGGAATGCTTCCGAGGAGAAGGAGGCGTGGATCTCCGCCGTCCTCCTGGAGTGGGGCTCGTGCGGCCGGGTGGTCTACGTGGACGAGGTTCCGGTGGGATTCGTTCTGTACGCGCCGCCGGCGTACGTGCCGCGTGCGACGGCCTTCCCGACCAGCCCGGTGTCCCCGGACGCCGTACAGCTCATCACTTCGTGGATCATGCCCGGGTACCAGGGCCAGGGCTTGGGGCGGGTGATGGTGCAGACGGTGGCGAAGGACCTGCTGCGCAGGGGGTTCCGGGCCATCGAAGCGTTCGGGGATGCCCGTTGGGACGGTCCGGCCTGTCTGCTGCCGGCGGACCACCTGCTGGCGGTGGGCTTCAAGACGGTACGCCCGCATCCGACGCGTCCCCGGCTGCGGCTGGAACTGCGCTCCACGCTGTCCTGGAAGGAAGACGTGGAGCTGGCCCTGGACCGGTTGCTGGGTGCGGCCCGGAAGGAACCGGCGCTTCGTCCGCTGTGACCCGTGCTGCGTCCGCTGTGAGACGGGAGCAGGCTGGTCCCGGACCGTCCTGAACATGCGAACGGGGCCGCCCCTGGCAGGGGGCGGCCCCGTGTCACACGATCGCGTCCGGCCTGGGACGCGGGTGCGTCAGGCCTTGATGGTGACGAAGCCGTCGAGGTCGCGCAGGATGGCGGCCTTCGGCTTGGCGCCGACGATGGTCTTGACGACCTCGCCGCCCTGGTAGACGTTCAGCGTCGGGATGGACATGACGCCGTACTTGGCCGCCGTTTCCGGGTTCTCGTCGATGTTGAGCTTGACGATCTCGATCTCGTCACCGTATTCGGAGGCGATGGCCTCGAGGGACGGAGCGATCTGGCGGCACGGACCGCACCAGGCGGCCCAGAAGTCCACCAGGACGGGCTTGTCGCTCTTGAGGACGTCGTCATCGAAGCTTGCGTCGGTGACGGTCTTGAGGGTGCCGGCCACAACGGCCTCCTTCTTTTCCTGCGGGGAGTGGGGTGTGGTGCTGCTTTGGGGGTGTCAGACCGCCGCGTGCGCCTTCTCGGCGTCTGCGAGGGCGGCGAGGAAGCGCTCGGCGTCGAGGGCCGCGGAGCAGCCCGTGCCCGCGGCAGTGATGGCCTGACGGTAGGTGTGGTCGACCACGTCGCCCGCGCCGAACACGCCGGTGAGGCTGGTGCGGGTGGAGGGGGCGTCGACCTTGAGGTAGCCCTCCTCGTCGAGGTCGAGCTGGTCCTTGAACAGCTCGGTGCGCGGGTCGTGGCCGACGGCGATGAAGAGGCCGGTCACGGGCAGCTCGGAGGTCTCACCGGTCTTGGTGTTGCGCAGGGTGAGGCCGGTGAGCTTCTGCTCGCCGTGGATCTCCGCGACCTCGCTGTCCCAGGCGAACTTGATCTTCGGGTCGGCGAAGGCGCGGTCCTGCATGGCCTTGGAGGCGCGCAGGGAGTCGCGGCGGTGGACGATCGTGACGGACTTGGCGAACCGGGAGAGGAAGGTGGCCTCCTCGATCGCGGTGTCGCCGCCGCCGATCACGGCGATGTCGTGCTCCTTGAAGAAGAAGCCGTCGCAGGTCGCGCACCAGGAGACGCCGCGGCCGGAGAGGGCGTCCTCGTTGGGCAGGCCGAGCTTGCGGTGCTGGGAACCGGTGGTCACGATCACGGCCTTGGCGCGGTGGACGGTGCCGGCGGTGTCGGTGACGGTCTTGATCTCACCGGTGAGGTCCACGGCGATGACGTCGTCCGGAATCAGCTCGGCGCCGAAGCGCTCGGCCTGGCCACGCATGTTGTCCATGAGGTCCGGCCCCATGATGCCGTCCTGGAAGCCGGGGAAGTTTTCGACCTCGGTGGTGTTCATCAGCGCGCCACCGGCGGTGACGGCGCCTTCGAAGACCAGGGGCTTGAGCGAAGCGCGTGCGGTGTACAGGGCGGCGGTGTAACCGGCCGGCCCGGAGCCGATGATGATCACGTTTCGTACGTCGCTCACGGGTTGATTCCTCGTCTCTGCGGACTGCCTGCTGCCTACCGGGGGGCCGGTGTGGACTCTCACCCCACCCAACGGATCCTACGGCGCCTGCATTCCCGAGTTTTCCCCCCGAGCCTTCCGGCCGTTCAACTCCTCGAATAGGTACTGGTGAGCAGAGGCTTTCCGGGGACGGCCGAGGGGTCGGTGACACAGGCGGAGCCGACGAGATAGGCGTCCACGACGGCGGGATCGCCCGGGTGCGGCAGGACGATGAGGAAGACGTCCTTGCCCTCGTAGGTGCCGGACTCGAAGCCCAGGGGGCTCTCGGTGCGCCCGGTGGCTTCCTGCACGCAGGCGGGCGCCCGGGGCGTCCGGCCATCGGCCGGGGCGGGGCTCGGCTCGGATTGCGGGCTGTTCTCCACTCCGAAGGTGTTGTTCCCCTCCCCCGCAGCCTTGTCCCCCCGGCTGCCGGACGCGAGGAGCTCGCGCACCGTGCCGGGGAGCCCCTGGGCGGTGTACTCGGGTGTGCCGGACCTGGACTGGGCGGAGGATGCGTCGCTCCGCGCGTCTCCGGACAGGGCACGGTCGCCGGACGTCAGGCCGAACACCATGACGCCGGCGGCGCACGCCGCGAGGAGGCCGCCCGCGAGAGCGATCCGGCGGCGTGCGCGGCGCCGGCCGGGGCCGGTTGGGCCGGCCGGGTGACCGGAAGGCCGCAGGGCGCCGGGGTCACCGAGCGGTCCGAGCGGTCCGGGGGATGTTTCACGTGAAGCATCGGGACCGGGGACCTCTGGGGCCGCCGGGTCCGGATGGCCGGTGCCGGGCTCCTCGTGCCGGGTGGTGGCATCGAGGAGGGCTTCGGCGGCGAGGGCCGCGTCGATCCGGCCGGAGACGTCGACGGGCATCCGGGCCGGACCGGGCAGGGTGCCGAGCAGGGCCCGGATCTCCTCCAGGGAGGCACGGACGTCCTCGCACAGGGGGCAGTCGCCTAGATGGCTGCGGACCTCCGCGGTGCGGGACGGGGAGAGGAGGCCTTCCGCCAGCTCGGAGATCTCCGAGACGTCGGGGTGCCCGATCGTGCCGGTCGCGCCGGTTGTGGGGTTCATGCTCGTCCACCTCCGCCCTTCACTGCGTTGGGATCCGGGGCCGGGTCCCCGTGGTCTGCCGTCGGTGGGACGGTTGTCCCCGGTGTCCGGTTCCTTCCCCGCTCGGTATCGGTGTTATCCCCGGTATGTGTGCGCAGATGAGTGAGGAGCGGGACGAGTTTCGCCCTGCCGCGCGCGCAGCGGCTCTTCACGGTGCCGACGGGGACGTCGAGGAGGGCGGCGGCCTCGGCGACGGGGTAGCCCTGCATGTCGACGAGGACCAGGGCTGCCCGCTGATCGGCCGGGAGGGTGCCCAGGGCGGCCAGTAGCTGCCGGTGGAGGTCCTGGCGCTCCGCAGGGGCCTCGGCGGACTCGTGGGGCTCCAGAAGGCGCTCCAGGCGGTCCGTGTCGTCGAGGGGGGAGGTCTTCCGGGAGGCGGCCTTGCGGGCCCGGTCCAGGCAGGCGTTCACGGTGATGCGGTGCAGCCAGGTCGTGACGGCGGATTCGCCGCGGAAGGTGTGGGCGGCCCGGTAGGCGGAGACGAGGGCGTCCTGCACGGCGTCGGCGGCTTCCTCACGGTCGCCGAGGGTGCGCAGGGCCACGGCCCACAGCCGGTCGCGGTGCCGGCGTACGAGCTCGCCGAAGGCGTCCGGATCTCCGGCGGCGTGCAGCGACAGGAGGTCCTGGTCGCTGCGGCCGCCGGGTGTGGCTTCGTCCAATGCCGGCCCCCTCCCCTGCTGTCCGTCAGCCCGCGAACTTCACGTCCGTGATGGCCTGCTTGTACCCGGCTCCGGTGTAGGTGTCGCCCGGTGCCTTGGGCATCGCGGTGATCCAGAGCAGGACGTACCGGGTCTTGACCGGCTTCTCGCTGGTCAGGTTGAAGCTGCTGTCCGAGGTCTTGGCCGTGGCGATCTTCGGCATGCCGGAGATCTTGCCGGACGGGTCCAGGGAATCGACC harbors:
- a CDS encoding ParB/RepB/Spo0J family partition protein, with amino-acid sequence MSERRRGLGRGLGALIPAAPQEKVPPVIGAGSMSPSAVPVLPSERGIAAAKLASLAQADVSRETSPVAAPVSEPEPVAAPAAGEVAGATFAELPMDSITPNPRQPREVFDEDALAELVTSIQEVGLLQPVVVRQSGPGRYELIMGERRWRACREAGLDRIPAIIRATDDEKLLLDALLENLHRAQLNPLEEAAAYDQLLQDFNCTHDQLADRIGRSRPQVSNTLRLLKLSPPVQRRVAAGVLSAGHARALLSVDNSEEQDRLAHRIVAEGLSVRAVEEIVALMGSESPSLVKPKGPRAGARVAPALNELATRLSDRFETRVKVDLGQKKGKITVEFASMEDLERILGTLAPGEGRVLDQGAAGE
- a CDS encoding anti-sigma factor family protein, which produces MNPTTGATGTIGHPDVSEISELAEGLLSPSRTAEVRSHLGDCPLCEDVRASLEEIRALLGTLPGPARMPVDVSGRIDAALAAEALLDATTRHEEPGTGHPDPAAPEVPGPDASRETSPGPLGPLGDPGALRPSGHPAGPTGPGRRRARRRIALAGGLLAACAAGVMVFGLTSGDRALSGDARSDASSAQSRSGTPEYTAQGLPGTVRELLASGSRGDKAAGEGNNTFGVENSPQSEPSPAPADGRTPRAPACVQEATGRTESPLGFESGTYEGKDVFLIVLPHPGDPAVVDAYLVGSACVTDPSAVPGKPLLTSTYSRS
- the trxA gene encoding thioredoxin, encoding MAGTLKTVTDASFDDDVLKSDKPVLVDFWAAWCGPCRQIAPSLEAIASEYGDEIEIVKLNIDENPETAAKYGVMSIPTLNVYQGGEVVKTIVGAKPKAAILRDLDGFVTIKA
- a CDS encoding ParA family protein, translating into MAGSVHREPDAEESDTVRSDANLAGPMADPVPGPRSEFPGDDVSRETSAPPLVDNEDTPIGRAAQIAVEALGRAGEGLPRPPKTRIMVVANQKGGVGKTTSTVNLAASLALHGARVLVVDLDPQGNASTALGIDHHADVPSIYDVLVDSRPLMEVVQPVADVEGLFCAPATIDLAGAEIELVSLVARESRLQRAIQAYEQPLDYILIDCPPSLGLLTVNALVAGAEVLIPIQCEYYALEGLGQLLRNVDLVRAHLNPTLHVSTILLTMYDGRTRLASQVAEEVRTHFGKEVLRTSIPRSVRISEAPSYGQTVLTYDPGSSGSLSYLEAAREIALRGAGFQYDPQHPHQGAGMNNTHSVAEGIQ
- a CDS encoding GNAT family N-acetyltransferase, which encodes MGRRLVPLTLDNLQDLPRRCRSCVFWELDPVSGEAAVKAGNASEEKEAWISAVLLEWGSCGRVVYVDEVPVGFVLYAPPAYVPRATAFPTSPVSPDAVQLITSWIMPGYQGQGLGRVMVQTVAKDLLRRGFRAIEAFGDARWDGPACLLPADHLLAVGFKTVRPHPTRPRLRLELRSTLSWKEDVELALDRLLGAARKEPALRPL
- the trxB gene encoding thioredoxin-disulfide reductase, coding for MSDVRNVIIIGSGPAGYTAALYTARASLKPLVFEGAVTAGGALMNTTEVENFPGFQDGIMGPDLMDNMRGQAERFGAELIPDDVIAVDLTGEIKTVTDTAGTVHRAKAVIVTTGSQHRKLGLPNEDALSGRGVSWCATCDGFFFKEHDIAVIGGGDTAIEEATFLSRFAKSVTIVHRRDSLRASKAMQDRAFADPKIKFAWDSEVAEIHGEQKLTGLTLRNTKTGETSELPVTGLFIAVGHDPRTELFKDQLDLDEEGYLKVDAPSTRTSLTGVFGAGDVVDHTYRQAITAAGTGCSAALDAERFLAALADAEKAHAAV
- the sigM gene encoding RNA polymerase sigma factor SigM yields the protein MDEATPGGRSDQDLLSLHAAGDPDAFGELVRRHRDRLWAVALRTLGDREEAADAVQDALVSAYRAAHTFRGESAVTTWLHRITVNACLDRARKAASRKTSPLDDTDRLERLLEPHESAEAPAERQDLHRQLLAALGTLPADQRAALVLVDMQGYPVAEAAALLDVPVGTVKSRCARGRAKLVPLLTHLRTHTGDNTDTERGRNRTPGTTVPPTADHGDPAPDPNAVKGGGGRA